In Phoenix dactylifera cultivar Barhee BC4 chromosome 11, palm_55x_up_171113_PBpolish2nd_filt_p, whole genome shotgun sequence, the following are encoded in one genomic region:
- the LOC103703326 gene encoding subtilisin-like protease SBT1.5, whose amino-acid sequence MEIKLQSPFLPLLLCLLLPSISAVDFNDSNGGKRTYIVRVDRDAKPSIFPTHAHWYETTVDAVSASADGAAADWTPGGPIIHTYSSVFHGFSARLSPAAATSLSSIRGVVAVLPEQVRRPLTTRSPRFLGLLSSDRSGLLAETDFGSDLVVGVIDTGIWPERRSFSDHGLGPVPPKWKGACVAGAAFPATACNRKLVGARYFSGGYEATSGHMNESAELRSPRDTDGHGTHTASIAAGRYVFPASTLGYARGVAAGMAPKARLAAYKVCWAAGCFDSDILAAFDAAVADGVDVVSLSVGGVVVPYYLDAIAVGAFAAAEAGIFVSASAGNGGPGGLTVTNVAPWVTTVGAGSMDRDFPADVKLGNGRILPGVSVYGGPALAPGRLYPLIYASAALGSAGGGAGDGYSSSLCLEGSLDPNAVRGKIVVCDRGINSRAAKGEVVRKAGGVGMILANGVFDGEGLVADCHVLPATAVGAAAGDEIRKYIAAATPHSPPTATILFRGTRLGVRPAPVVASFSARGPNPQSPEILKPDLIAPGLNILAAWPDSVGPAGIPSDRRRTEFNILSGTSMACPHVSGLAALLKAAHPEWSPAAIKSALMTTAYTKDNKKMTMLDESTGNSSDVFDFGSGHVDPQRALDPGLVYDISTMDYVNFLCNLNYTRQNIRAVTRRAADCSRARKAGHPGNLNYPSFAAVFVDDGSGKRRSTHFIRTLTNVGNGRAVYRASVRGPEGSTVAVEPEELAFRRTGQKLSFVLRVKAAAMERLPPGSSSVRTGALTWSDGRHVVRSPIVITMQAPM is encoded by the coding sequence ATGGAAATAAAGCTCCAATCTCCAttccttcccctcctcctctgtctcctccttccttccatctCGGCCGTCGATTTCAACGACAGCAACGGCGGCAAGCGGACGTACATCGTCCGCGTGGACCGCGACGCCAAGCCGTCCATCTTCCCCACCCACGCCCACTGGTATGAGACCACCGTCGACGCCGTCTCCGCCTCCGCAGACGGCGCCGCTGCCGACTGGACCCCCGGCGGCCCTATCATCCACACCTACTCCTCCGTTTTCCACGGCTTCTCCGCCCGCCTCTCCCCTGCCGCCGccacctccctctcctccatccGCGGCGTCGTCGCCGTACTCCCGGAACAAGTCCGCCGCCCCCTCACCACCCGCTCCCCTCGCTTCCTTGGCCTCCTCTCCTCAGACCGCTCCGGCCTCCTCGCCGAGACCGACTTCGGCTCCGACCTCGTCGTCGGCGTGATAGATACGGGCATCTGGCCCGAGCGTCGGAGCTTCTCCGACCACGGCCTCGGCCCCGTCCCCCCCAAGTGGAAGGGCGCCTGCGTCGCCGGCGCCGCCTTCCCTGCCACTGCCTGCAACCGCAAGCTTGTCGGTGCGCGCTACTTCTCCGGCGGCTATGAGGCCACCAGTGGCCACATGAATGAGTCCGCCGAGCTCCGCTCCCCGCGCGACACCGACGGCCACGGCACCCACACCGCCTCCATCGCCGCCGGCCGCTACGTCTTCCCGGCCTCCACCCTCGGCTACGCCCGCGGCGTCGCAGCCGGCATGGCGCCCAAGGCCCGACTCGCCGCCTACAAGGTCTGCTGGGCCGCCGGCTGCTTCGACTCCGACATCCTCGCCGCCTTCGACGCCGCCGTCGCCGACGGCGTCGACGTCGTGTCCCTCTCCGTCGGAGGCGTGGTTGTGCCCTACTACCTCGACGCCATCGCCGTCGGTGCCTTCGCAGCCGCCGAGGCCGGGATCTTCGTATCCGCCTCCGCCGGCAACGGCGGCCCCGGGGGGCTCACTGTCACCAATGTCGCCCCTTGGGTCACCACCGTCGGCGCCGGTTCCATGGACCGCGACTTCCCCGCCGACGTCAAGCTCGGCAACGGCCGGATCCTCCCCGGCGTCAGCGTCTACGGCGGCCCCGCCCTTGCCCCCGGCCGCCTCTACCCGCTGATCTACGCATCCGCCGCTCTCGGCAGCGCCGGAGGGGGAGCCGGAGACGGGTACTCCTCCTCCCTCTGCCTCGAGGGCTCGCTTGACCCCAACGCCGTCCGCGGCAAGATCGTCGTCTGCGACCGTGGCATCAACTCCCGCGCCGCCAAAGGCGAGGTCGTCCGCAAGGCCGGCGGCGTCGGAATGATCCTCGCCAATGGCGTCTTCGATGGCGAGGGCCTCGTCGCCGACTGCCACGTCCTCCCCGCCACGGCCGtcggcgccgccgccggcgacgAGATCCGCAAGTACATCGCCGCCGCAACCCCCCACTCGCCGCCCACCGCGACCATCCTCTTCCGCGGGACCCGCCTCGGTGTCCGGCCGGCGCCGGTGGTGGCTTCCTTCTCTGCCCGCGGGCCCAACCCCCAGTCGCCCGAGATCCTGAAGCCGGACCTCATAGCCCCGGGGCTCAACATCCTGGCAGCGTGGCCGGACAGCGTGGGCCCCGCGGGGATCCCATCGGACCGTCGGCGGACGGAGTTCAACATCCTGTCCGGTACGTCCATGGCGTGCCCCCACGTGTCCGGTCTCGCCGCGCTGCTCAAGGCGGCGCACCCGGAGTGGAGCCCGGCGGCGATCAAATCAGCGTTGATGACCACTGCCTACACCAAGGATAACAAGAAGATGACAATGCTGGACGAGTCCACCGGGAATTCATCCGATGTGTTCGACTTCGGTTCCGGCCATGTCGACCCCCAGCGAGCACTGGACCCGGGGCTAGTCTACGACATCTCCACAATGGATTACGTGAATTTCCTCTGTAACTTGAATTATACCCGACAGAACATCAGGGCGGTCACGAGGCGGGCGGCGGACTGCAGCCGCGCAAGGAAGGCCGGGCATCCCGGGAATTTGAACTACCCATCATTCGCGGCGGTGTTCGTCGATGACGGAAGTGGGAAGAGGAGGTCGACGCACTTCATAAGAACGCTGACGAACGTCGGGAATGGCAGGGCGGTGTATCGGGCATCGGTGAGGGGGCCGGAGGGGAGCACGGTGGCGGTGGAGCCGGAGGAGCTCGCTTTTCGGAGGACAGGGCAGAAGCTGAGCTTCGTGCTGAGGGTGAAGGCAGCGGCGATGGAGAGGCTGCCGCCGGGGAGCTCAAGTGTGAGGACCGGCGCGCTGACATGGAGCGACGGGAGGCACGTCGTTAGGAGCCCAATTGTGATCACAATGCAGGCACCTATGTGA